The following proteins are co-located in the Nocardia bhagyanarayanae genome:
- a CDS encoding DNA polymerase III subunit gamma and tau: MALYRKYRPATFAEVVGQEHVTDPLSTALDTGRISHAYLFSGPRGCGKTSSARILARSLNCVQGPTSRPCGVCPSCVALGPGGPGNLDVIELDAASHGGVDDTRELRDRAFYAPAESRYRVFIVDEAHMVTTAGFNALLKIVEEPPAHLIFIFATTEPDKVLPTIRSRTHHYPFRLLPPATMRGLLGKICEQEDVPVEEAVYPLVIRAGGGSPRDSLSVLDQLLAGAGPEGVTYNRAVALLGVTDVALIDDAVEALAAGDGAALFGTVDSVMEAGHDPRRFAVDLLERFRDLILLRAVPDAADRGLVSGPGDVLDRMRDQAQRIGPATLTRYAELLHEGLGEMRGATAPRLLLEVVCARMLLPSVSDTESATLQRLERLERGFAGGAVAPLPPATSAPDATPTAAPAPARAPGEPPRRRGAEALAALRENKTRGASPGAGESGADASASGGAVGRDQAGTVSGAPSSASSDIDDADAARGGASAQNTGGRAPAPTEAARPGASGPVAGQEDVSVPGANAAGERGGAAEPGPGGRGDIGGSVAGQSAPSDAGRPARRPGDHSAAQAERPADAPAGDAEVPGDGLVEGRSATAVSSAPGAAGQSDAARDVASEGSANAPDPALRRAAGAGRPAESSGQPGAESAVSQRAAATGPTDDVGYQAAQPVSGATTDPGPVTGESAASRRADGAAGAQAPASAESMTAASPDEPAGAQGDDLLRVVEGAWTEIRAKVREFGPTVQALLSGASVARVDGTVIVFAHQHAPLAQRLSEARNVEAVRSAVRAVLGSDHEIRWEAGGAAPRAAAQQATRARGAGQAAAGRGSGNPAGRGEGGPPRFSRPSQTRANAAGDAPARQQRPAAPPRSGDDDIPPPDYPDLPDDPGPGDYPPPDPGGYETSSGGPGYGSGGVPGPSTPEEEQEMLAEAAKPVAPEARHDPDEVALELLRSELGATRLDG, encoded by the coding sequence GTGGCTCTGTACCGGAAGTACCGACCGGCAACGTTCGCTGAGGTGGTGGGTCAGGAGCACGTCACCGACCCGCTGAGCACCGCGCTCGACACCGGACGGATCAGTCATGCCTATCTGTTCTCCGGACCCCGGGGTTGTGGCAAGACGTCCTCGGCGCGCATCCTCGCGCGCTCGCTGAACTGTGTGCAGGGCCCGACGTCGCGGCCGTGCGGCGTCTGCCCGTCCTGCGTCGCGCTCGGGCCGGGCGGGCCGGGCAATCTCGACGTCATCGAACTCGACGCCGCGAGCCACGGCGGCGTCGACGACACCCGCGAGCTGCGGGACCGCGCCTTCTACGCACCGGCCGAATCCCGGTACCGCGTCTTCATCGTCGACGAGGCGCACATGGTCACCACCGCGGGCTTCAACGCGCTGCTCAAGATCGTCGAGGAGCCGCCCGCCCACCTGATCTTCATCTTCGCCACCACCGAGCCAGACAAGGTGCTGCCGACGATCCGCTCGCGTACCCACCACTACCCGTTCCGGCTGCTGCCGCCGGCGACGATGCGCGGGCTGCTCGGCAAGATCTGCGAACAGGAAGATGTTCCGGTCGAGGAAGCGGTGTACCCGTTGGTGATTCGCGCGGGCGGCGGCTCACCGCGCGACAGCCTCAGCGTGCTCGACCAGTTGCTGGCGGGCGCCGGGCCGGAGGGCGTCACCTACAACCGCGCGGTCGCGCTGCTCGGCGTCACCGATGTCGCGCTCATCGATGACGCGGTGGAGGCGCTGGCCGCCGGCGATGGCGCCGCGTTGTTCGGCACCGTGGACAGCGTCATGGAGGCCGGGCACGATCCGCGCCGTTTCGCCGTCGACCTGCTCGAGCGCTTCCGCGACCTGATCCTGTTGCGCGCGGTGCCCGACGCCGCCGACCGCGGCCTGGTCTCCGGCCCCGGCGACGTGCTCGACCGCATGCGCGACCAAGCCCAGCGCATCGGCCCCGCCACCCTCACCCGCTACGCCGAACTGCTGCACGAGGGTCTCGGCGAGATGCGCGGCGCGACCGCGCCGAGGCTGCTGCTCGAGGTCGTCTGCGCCCGCATGCTGCTGCCCTCGGTCTCCGACACCGAATCCGCCACCCTCCAGCGCCTGGAACGACTCGAGCGCGGTTTCGCAGGCGGAGCCGTCGCCCCCCTTCCGCCCGCGACCTCCGCCCCCGACGCGACTCCCACCGCCGCGCCCGCCCCCGCCCGCGCACCGGGTGAGCCGCCGCGGCGCAGGGGTGCGGAGGCGCTCGCCGCGCTGCGCGAGAACAAGACTCGTGGCGCGAGCCCCGGAGCCGGCGAAAGCGGTGCGGATGCAAGCGCTTCCGGCGGGGCGGTCGGCCGAGACCAGGCGGGAACGGTGAGCGGTGCGCCGTCGTCCGCGAGCTCCGATATAGACGACGCAGACGCCGCCCGCGGTGGTGCGTCGGCTCAGAACACGGGTGGTCGGGCTCCGGCCCCCACCGAGGCAGCTCGGCCCGGCGCCTCGGGACCGGTCGCCGGTCAGGAAGACGTATCGGTTCCAGGGGCGAACGCCGCTGGCGAGCGAGGTGGTGCCGCCGAGCCCGGTCCGGGTGGGCGTGGCGACATCGGCGGTTCGGTGGCGGGCCAGTCCGCGCCCAGCGATGCGGGTCGTCCGGCGAGGCGGCCCGGCGATCACTCGGCCGCGCAAGCCGAGCGCCCGGCGGACGCGCCCGCGGGGGATGCCGAGGTGCCGGGCGACGGCTTGGTCGAGGGTCGAAGCGCGACGGCGGTCTCGTCTGCGCCGGGCGCGGCGGGGCAGTCGGACGCCGCGCGGGACGTCGCGAGCGAGGGCTCTGCGAATGCGCCCGATCCGGCCTTGCGTCGTGCGGCGGGAGCCGGCCGTCCGGCCGAGTCGTCCGGCCAGCCCGGAGCCGAGTCCGCTGTATCTCAGCGAGCTGCCGCGACCGGACCCACCGATGATGTGGGATATCAAGCCGCGCAACCAGTTTCGGGAGCGACGACAGATCCTGGTCCAGTGACCGGGGAATCGGCGGCGAGCCGTCGCGCCGACGGCGCGGCCGGTGCGCAAGCCCCCGCGAGCGCCGAATCGATGACCGCGGCGTCGCCGGACGAGCCCGCGGGCGCGCAGGGCGACGATCTGCTGCGGGTCGTGGAAGGGGCGTGGACGGAGATCCGGGCCAAGGTTCGGGAGTTCGGGCCGACGGTGCAGGCGTTGCTGTCGGGTGCCTCGGTGGCGCGGGTCGACGGCACGGTCATCGTGTTCGCCCATCAGCACGCGCCGCTGGCGCAGCGACTGTCCGAGGCGCGCAATGTCGAGGCCGTGCGGTCTGCGGTGCGCGCCGTGCTCGGCAGCGATCACGAGATCCGGTGGGAGGCGGGCGGCGCCGCGCCGCGTGCCGCGGCACAGCAGGCGACCCGGGCGCGGGGAGCCGGGCAGGCAGCGGCCGGGCGGGGTTCGGGCAATCCGGCTGGACGCGGTGAGGGAGGCCCGCCTCGGTTCTCCCGACCCAGCCAGACCAGGGCGAACGCCGCGGGCGACGCACCGGCCCGGCAGCAGCGGCCCGCCGCGCCCCCACGGTCCGGCGACGACGACATCCCGCCGCCCGACTACCCCGACCTACCGGACGATCCGGGTCCCGGCGACTACCCGCCGCCGGATCCCGGCGGGTACGAAACGAGCTCCGGCGGACCGGGGTACGGCTCGGGCGGAGTGCCCGGTCCGTCGACTCCGGAAGAGGAGCAGGAAATGCTGGCCGAGGCCGCCAAGCCGGTGGCTCCCGAGGCTCGCCACGACCCCGACGAGGTCGCCCTGGAATTGCTCAGGAGTGAGCTGGGTGCCACACGGCTGGATGGTTGA
- a CDS encoding MMPL family transporter yields MLYRIARLTTRYPRAILVTALALVIGCGLFGATAAAHLKSGGFTSDDAESSQVARMLEDNFGGASPNFVLLVSAEDGVDSPAARAAGIRLVDALRAHEDVRAVQSYWTTPPPFSTALRSTDNGASALIAAFLTGDETAVQKTAGELTEQLTGTADGITVRQGGIAAIYHDVNEQTTRDLAVAEGIAIPLSMIVLVLVFGSLVAASLPLAVGLFAIAATLAILRLFTLVTDVSIYALNMTTALGLALAIDYSLFIVSRYREELGNGLDPTAATIRAVQTAGRTVLFSALTVALSLAALSVFNLYFLKSFAYAGVAVVVTAAVAAIVILPAALVLLGYRVNALDLRVPLRRLFRRPAPAGPVPPEQSGWYRLVTVVMRYAMPVAVVIIALLLFLGAPFLSVKFGYPDDRVLPTSSTSRQVGDELRAHFPQADPGASTTIVLDGYTGDAAAVGTYAARLSELPDVPAVLSSAGTFAKGARVGVAPPGMANDTGTYLTVVSYVDPFSPDGERQLDAIKAVPAPAPALYGGAAAVNADSLAALGDRLPLAAALIVLATFVVLFLFTGSVVLPIKALALNTLSLAAAFGAMVWVFQEGHLSNLLGFTAVGYMVPTMPILMFCLAFGLSMDYEVFLLSRIREEWLRTHDNDRAVAIGVARTGRIFTAAAVLMAIVLGAMVTSNVSFMQLMGLGLTLTVLVDATIIRALLAPALMRLLGSANWWAPKPLARLHDRIGLTEDVDHQTIAREPEHAGRS; encoded by the coding sequence ATGCTCTATCGGATCGCACGACTGACCACGCGATACCCGCGCGCCATCCTGGTCACCGCGCTGGCACTGGTGATCGGCTGCGGTCTCTTCGGAGCCACCGCCGCCGCGCACTTGAAGTCCGGCGGATTCACCTCCGACGACGCCGAATCCTCGCAGGTCGCCAGGATGCTCGAGGACAACTTCGGCGGCGCCTCCCCCAATTTCGTGCTGCTGGTGAGCGCCGAGGACGGCGTCGACAGCCCCGCCGCGCGCGCCGCGGGCATCCGGCTGGTCGACGCGCTTCGCGCACACGAGGACGTACGAGCCGTCCAGTCCTACTGGACAACGCCGCCGCCCTTCTCGACCGCGCTGCGCAGCACCGACAACGGAGCGAGCGCACTGATCGCCGCGTTCCTCACCGGTGACGAGACCGCCGTCCAGAAGACCGCGGGCGAGCTCACCGAGCAGCTCACCGGCACCGCCGACGGCATCACCGTGCGCCAGGGCGGCATCGCCGCGATCTATCACGACGTCAACGAGCAGACGACCCGCGACCTGGCCGTCGCCGAGGGCATCGCGATACCGCTGTCGATGATCGTGCTCGTTCTGGTGTTCGGCAGCCTGGTCGCGGCGTCCCTTCCGCTGGCCGTCGGCCTGTTCGCGATCGCCGCCACCCTCGCCATCCTACGGCTGTTCACCCTGGTCACCGACGTGTCCATCTACGCGCTGAACATGACGACCGCGCTCGGGCTCGCGCTGGCGATCGACTACAGCCTGTTCATCGTGAGCCGGTACCGCGAGGAACTCGGCAACGGCCTCGACCCGACGGCGGCGACCATCCGGGCCGTCCAGACCGCTGGGCGCACCGTGCTGTTCTCCGCGCTCACCGTCGCGCTGTCGCTGGCCGCGCTCAGCGTGTTCAACCTGTACTTCCTGAAATCCTTCGCCTACGCGGGCGTCGCGGTGGTCGTGACCGCGGCGGTGGCGGCGATCGTGATCCTGCCCGCCGCGCTGGTGCTGCTCGGCTACCGGGTCAACGCGCTCGATCTGCGCGTCCCGCTGCGCAGGCTGTTCCGCCGACCGGCGCCCGCGGGCCCGGTGCCGCCGGAGCAGTCCGGCTGGTACCGGCTGGTGACGGTGGTGATGCGGTACGCGATGCCGGTGGCCGTGGTGATCATCGCGCTGCTGCTCTTCCTCGGCGCGCCGTTCCTCTCGGTGAAGTTCGGCTACCCCGACGACCGGGTGTTGCCGACGTCGTCGACCAGCAGGCAGGTCGGCGACGAACTGCGCGCGCACTTCCCGCAGGCCGATCCCGGCGCGAGCACCACGATCGTGCTGGACGGTTACACCGGCGACGCCGCGGCGGTGGGCACCTATGCCGCGCGACTGTCCGAGCTTCCGGACGTGCCCGCCGTGCTGTCCAGCGCGGGGACCTTCGCGAAGGGCGCGCGGGTCGGTGTCGCGCCGCCCGGCATGGCCAACGACACGGGGACCTATCTCACCGTCGTCAGCTACGTCGATCCGTTCTCCCCGGACGGCGAACGTCAGCTGGACGCGATCAAGGCGGTGCCCGCTCCGGCGCCCGCGCTGTACGGCGGCGCGGCGGCGGTCAACGCGGATTCGCTTGCGGCGCTGGGCGACCGCCTGCCCTTGGCGGCCGCGCTCATCGTGCTGGCCACCTTCGTCGTGTTGTTCCTGTTCACCGGCAGCGTCGTGCTGCCGATCAAGGCCTTGGCGCTCAACACCTTGTCGCTCGCGGCGGCGTTCGGCGCGATGGTGTGGGTGTTCCAAGAGGGGCACCTGTCGAACCTGCTCGGCTTCACCGCGGTGGGTTACATGGTGCCGACCATGCCGATCCTGATGTTCTGCTTGGCCTTCGGCTTGTCCATGGACTACGAGGTGTTCCTGCTCTCGCGGATCCGGGAGGAGTGGCTGCGCACGCACGACAACGATCGCGCCGTCGCCATCGGCGTCGCACGCACCGGCCGGATCTTCACCGCCGCCGCGGTGCTGATGGCTATCGTTTTGGGCGCGATGGTCACCTCGAACGTCTCGTTCATGCAGCTGATGGGTCTGGGTCTCACCCTGACCGTCCTCGTCGACGCGACGATCATCCGCGCCCTGCTCGCGCCCGCGCTGATGCGCCTGCTCGGCTCGGCCAACTGGTGGGCGCCGAAACCGCTTGCCAGACTGCACGACCGGATCGGCCTCACCGAAGACGTCGACCACCAAACCATCGCACGGGAACCGGAGCACGCAGGACGTTCATGA
- a CDS encoding TetR/AcrR family transcriptional regulator, with protein sequence MTLHRRPRSPRGSGAQLRTEILTATMELLARTGRADAVSIREVSKLVGVSAPSIYRHFADKDELIEAAVAKAFEDLAEALRAATDPTVSPMNRLRDQGLAYVRFALEHPEQYRVATGPTESGSAVDQVLTSGAFQHFATTVRDCMAEGSIAPGDPLPIVLDMWTVAHGVASLLIAKPHLPWGDQEQLADRIMSAACLGHTVLNMIGGSPSPDEIDTWLDQNLPQWRKTP encoded by the coding sequence ATGACCCTTCACCGCCGACCCCGATCACCGCGCGGTTCCGGCGCCCAGCTGCGTACCGAGATACTCACCGCCACCATGGAATTGCTCGCACGCACCGGCCGGGCCGACGCGGTGTCGATCCGCGAGGTGAGCAAGCTGGTCGGCGTGAGCGCGCCGTCCATCTACCGGCACTTCGCCGACAAGGACGAGCTGATCGAGGCGGCGGTGGCCAAGGCCTTCGAGGATCTGGCCGAAGCGCTGCGCGCGGCCACCGACCCCACCGTTTCGCCGATGAACCGGCTGCGCGACCAGGGCCTCGCCTATGTGCGCTTCGCGCTGGAGCATCCGGAGCAGTACCGGGTGGCGACCGGGCCGACCGAGAGCGGCAGCGCGGTGGACCAAGTGCTCACCAGCGGCGCGTTCCAGCATTTCGCGACGACCGTGCGCGACTGCATGGCGGAGGGCTCGATCGCGCCGGGCGACCCGCTGCCGATCGTGCTGGACATGTGGACGGTCGCGCACGGCGTCGCCTCGCTGCTGATCGCCAAACCGCATCTGCCGTGGGGCGATCAGGAGCAGCTCGCCGATCGCATCATGAGCGCGGCCTGCCTCGGGCACACCGTGCTGAACATGATCGGCGGCAGCCCGAGCCCCGACGAGATCGATACCTGGCTGGACCAGAACCTCCCGCAGTGGCGAAAGACCCCGTGA
- a CDS encoding neutral zinc metallopeptidase, which translates to MTTPPYGYGHQPHYPPPYGPPGYAPPPGYPPPGYPYPGPAPYGPPPGYAVPPYGPPGYGRPYPPPRRGGGFGAALGVLGIFLMVGSLIAAAVAVASSESENDRRATAYTPSYTYTPTTPSTSAATTTSAARPTTRASSSVRTTSATPTRPAGPQPVAKLGDHPLFAHADTGLNNIHCTFPRWAPNVAAAQAFYQAASTCLGQMWKDLLDYEKLPFSPPNISVPARGVDAVSPCTSSGGDYAAFYCSMNNTIYMPMDKIQANLYGDNWIIYLMVFAHEYGHHVQAITGISKRTHEERYNAGPRSARGLELSRRLELGAQCFGGMFIGSSAYVGSVTGAQAEYAVRDNYTRGDDAGDARDHGSKQNYGLWYEYGYRNNRVQQCNSWVASADAVS; encoded by the coding sequence ATGACCACGCCCCCGTACGGTTACGGTCACCAGCCACACTATCCGCCGCCGTACGGACCGCCCGGTTACGCGCCGCCGCCCGGGTATCCGCCCCCCGGCTACCCGTATCCCGGGCCCGCGCCCTACGGTCCGCCACCCGGCTACGCGGTCCCGCCCTACGGCCCGCCGGGCTACGGGCGTCCCTATCCGCCGCCGCGGCGCGGAGGTGGATTCGGGGCGGCACTGGGGGTGCTGGGGATCTTCCTGATGGTCGGCTCGCTGATCGCCGCGGCGGTCGCGGTGGCGAGCAGCGAGAGCGAGAACGACCGCAGGGCAACGGCTTACACGCCGAGCTACACCTATACGCCGACGACTCCGTCGACCTCGGCGGCGACCACCACGTCAGCGGCACGCCCGACCACCAGGGCGAGCAGTTCGGTTCGCACCACCTCGGCGACTCCGACCAGACCCGCGGGGCCGCAACCGGTCGCGAAGCTCGGCGACCATCCGCTGTTCGCCCACGCGGACACGGGACTGAACAACATCCACTGCACGTTCCCGCGCTGGGCGCCGAATGTGGCGGCGGCTCAGGCGTTCTACCAGGCCGCCTCCACGTGCCTGGGGCAGATGTGGAAAGACCTGCTCGATTACGAGAAACTGCCGTTCTCGCCGCCGAACATCAGCGTCCCCGCGCGCGGCGTCGACGCGGTCTCGCCGTGCACCAGCTCGGGCGGCGACTACGCGGCGTTCTACTGCTCGATGAACAACACCATCTACATGCCGATGGACAAGATTCAGGCCAACTTGTACGGCGACAACTGGATCATCTACCTGATGGTGTTCGCGCACGAGTACGGCCACCACGTGCAGGCGATCACCGGTATCTCGAAGCGAACGCACGAGGAGCGATACAACGCGGGGCCGCGCAGCGCGCGGGGTCTGGAGTTGTCGCGCCGCCTCGAGTTGGGCGCGCAGTGCTTCGGCGGTATGTTCATCGGCTCGTCCGCCTACGTCGGCTCGGTCACCGGAGCCCAGGCCGAGTACGCGGTACGGGACAACTACACGCGCGGTGACGACGCCGGTGACGCCCGCGACCACGGATCGAAGCAGAACTACGGCCTCTGGTACGAGTACGGCTACCGGAACAACCGGGTCCAGCAGTGCAATTCCTGGGTGGCCTCGGCCGACGCGGTGTCCTGA
- a CDS encoding neutral zinc metallopeptidase, with translation MPPPMPYGPPGRPPRPPRKGGGSKIVSLLLVVVFLVAGALVRTAIRSDRDDRASGPSPSFTYTPDGSQGAAETGNNPLLTDPNATLIPADCDYSPWSTQVETARKFFETAAGCLEAAWKPVLQKANLPFTPPTLNVSASTAGISTPCTGTTTNFAAFYCPANKTIYMPISQLQTDLFKDNWVVYLSVFAHEYGHHVQAVSGILRKANSERVDAGTRSQRGLELSRRIELQAQCFNGMYLGSSEDGGALTSAQIGVAKRDARGRGDGPTDARDHGSSENSGDWFEEGVDKNRTNQCNTFTAPANRVS, from the coding sequence ATGCCGCCGCCGATGCCGTACGGCCCGCCGGGTCGTCCGCCGCGGCCGCCGCGCAAGGGCGGCGGAAGCAAGATCGTCTCGCTGCTGCTCGTTGTGGTGTTCCTGGTGGCGGGTGCGTTGGTGCGCACCGCGATTCGCAGTGACCGCGACGACCGCGCCTCGGGCCCCTCGCCCAGCTTCACCTACACCCCGGACGGTTCCCAGGGCGCCGCGGAGACGGGCAACAACCCGCTGCTCACCGATCCGAACGCGACGCTGATCCCGGCCGATTGCGATTACTCCCCGTGGAGCACGCAGGTCGAGACCGCGCGCAAGTTCTTCGAGACCGCGGCGGGCTGCCTGGAAGCGGCGTGGAAACCGGTGTTGCAGAAGGCGAATCTGCCGTTCACGCCGCCGACGCTGAACGTCAGCGCCTCCACCGCGGGCATCTCCACGCCGTGCACCGGCACCACCACCAACTTCGCCGCGTTCTACTGCCCGGCGAACAAGACCATCTACATGCCGATCAGCCAGTTGCAGACCGACCTGTTCAAGGACAACTGGGTGGTCTACCTGTCGGTTTTCGCGCACGAGTACGGCCACCACGTGCAGGCCGTTTCCGGCATCCTGCGCAAGGCCAACAGCGAGCGGGTGGACGCGGGCACGCGCAGCCAGCGCGGACTGGAGCTCTCGCGGCGAATCGAGTTGCAGGCGCAGTGCTTCAACGGCATGTACCTCGGTTCCTCCGAGGACGGCGGCGCGCTCACCTCCGCGCAGATCGGCGTCGCCAAGCGTGACGCGCGCGGCCGCGGTGACGGCCCGACCGACGCGCGCGACCACGGATCCTCGGAGAACAGCGGCGACTGGTTCGAAGAGGGCGTCGACAAGAACCGCACCAACCAGTGCAACACCTTCACGGCGCCGGCCAACCGGGTGAGCTGA
- a CDS encoding DUF2207 family protein, whose translation MLTFRGAAASALILAFAGLAATAPGAQSEPTPEGVTIVADLKLSREGVLEVDETVTVPPGESFKMSLPLRLQLKDDVERRFEVTGIDAQGAGTATVANDQFTIDAKPGESSYKYSIHNTVSDAPGTQVFHWLGVMNTDIASISASVISPSYEMAIVDCKLGPPGNTRPCADVRIEADGVLWLEQTDLHKGDAIDLTLQLPPGTVPANADIEDESAPGPFSVTGPVLAAFGVLLLALAGLAAFVLRARRENAAAGSGSETVEPLLRDGNQVQFTSPEGILPGEAGVLLDEHADPIDIAATVVDLAVRRYIWITPIGENDWRITRVNAADDQLRDYEKAVYAALLPEGADAVTVAELRAPGRVQAEPIRKAMIDDAVRRGAFADRSRIGLPVWVGGALIVAGIAATVGLAVTSGSALVGVAILLAGVATVLMPKYLPVRTQDGRRLAGQVRALQRGLDATRREQIPPTDQETVFSRALPFTVVGGRADNWIRAFRDLNPAADAQPGLYWFGSFERDQNLHRFAAHFPFFITALEGLFTGSPAR comes from the coding sequence ATGCTGACATTTCGGGGGGCCGCCGCGAGCGCGCTGATTCTCGCCTTCGCGGGATTGGCGGCGACCGCGCCGGGTGCCCAGAGCGAACCGACGCCCGAGGGCGTGACCATCGTCGCGGATCTGAAACTCAGCCGCGAGGGCGTGCTCGAAGTCGACGAGACGGTGACCGTGCCGCCCGGCGAATCGTTCAAGATGTCTCTGCCACTGCGCCTTCAGTTGAAGGACGACGTGGAACGGCGGTTCGAGGTCACCGGCATCGACGCGCAGGGCGCGGGCACCGCGACGGTCGCCAACGATCAGTTCACCATCGACGCCAAGCCCGGCGAGTCCAGCTACAAGTACTCGATCCACAACACCGTCAGCGATGCGCCCGGCACCCAGGTGTTCCACTGGCTCGGCGTGATGAACACCGACATCGCGTCCATCAGCGCCTCGGTGATCAGCCCGAGCTACGAAATGGCCATCGTGGACTGCAAACTCGGGCCGCCGGGCAACACCAGGCCGTGCGCCGACGTGCGCATCGAGGCCGACGGCGTGCTCTGGCTGGAGCAGACCGACCTGCACAAGGGCGACGCCATCGACCTGACCTTGCAACTGCCGCCGGGCACCGTACCCGCGAACGCGGACATCGAGGACGAGAGCGCGCCCGGCCCGTTCTCGGTGACCGGCCCGGTGCTGGCCGCCTTCGGCGTGCTGCTGCTGGCGCTGGCCGGTCTGGCCGCCTTCGTGCTGCGCGCCCGTCGCGAGAACGCCGCGGCGGGAAGCGGTTCCGAAACCGTCGAACCGCTGCTGCGCGACGGCAACCAGGTGCAGTTCACCTCACCCGAGGGCATCCTGCCCGGTGAGGCGGGCGTGCTGCTCGACGAGCACGCCGATCCCATCGATATCGCCGCCACCGTGGTGGATCTCGCGGTGCGGCGCTACATCTGGATCACGCCGATCGGCGAGAACGACTGGCGCATCACCCGGGTGAACGCCGCCGACGACCAGCTGCGCGACTACGAGAAGGCGGTGTACGCGGCGCTGCTGCCGGAGGGCGCCGACGCGGTCACCGTCGCCGAATTGCGCGCGCCGGGACGGGTGCAGGCCGAACCGATCCGCAAGGCCATGATCGACGACGCGGTGCGCCGCGGCGCGTTCGCCGACCGGTCCCGCATTGGGCTTCCGGTCTGGGTGGGCGGCGCGTTGATCGTCGCGGGCATCGCCGCGACGGTGGGGTTGGCAGTCACCTCGGGCTCCGCGCTGGTCGGCGTCGCGATTCTGCTCGCGGGCGTGGCGACCGTGCTGATGCCGAAGTACCTACCGGTGCGCACCCAGGACGGTCGCAGGTTGGCCGGCCAGGTGCGCGCACTGCAACGCGGTCTGGATGCCACCCGGCGCGAACAGATTCCGCCGACCGACCAGGAGACGGTGTTCTCCCGCGCACTGCCCTTCACCGTGGTCGGCGGCCGCGCCGACAACTGGATTCGAGCGTTCCGCGATCTGAACCCGGCCGCCGACGCCCAACCCGGGCTCTACTGGTTCGGCAGCTTCGAACGCGACCAGAACCTGCACCGGTTCGCCGCCCACTTCCCGTTCTTCATCACGGCGCTCGAGGGTCTGTTCACCGGGTCGCCGGCCCGCTGA
- a CDS encoding ROK family protein → MSIPTLERSASRVATGRVRVQRPVVAPELRISDNPAAAVLRAATGGPISRDNAARATGSSIATVNRQVSALLNAGLLRERPDLTTSGAVGRPRVPFEVDHDTYLTLGIHIGAAVTKIVAADLRGRILGGLAIATPQTGQEFATTTVARSAKAFLQRWHRRKPLWAGVAIGGRVDPLTGVVDHPKLEWKGAQVGAVLGDVLELPVSVAPHVEAMAGSELLLPTPEPREGQQRGSSLFFYVRETAGIAVTLDGRVHTPSNGPGSIAHLPTGSDVECTCGRRGCLEVTVGDRALHARAVGRGIIPAYNGTAGSTIADLYRAAAGGSVPARELLAERAAMLGSTVALVRDMLNPDRVILGGQAFTGYRPGIAHVAESFRRSSTLPPTDIRISGFGGKVQEFAAVVTSLSTLYADPLAAMRRTAFAD, encoded by the coding sequence ATGTCGATCCCCACCCTGGAACGATCCGCTTCGCGGGTCGCCACCGGTCGTGTCCGTGTCCAGCGCCCCGTCGTCGCTCCGGAACTCCGTATCTCCGACAATCCGGCGGCCGCCGTGCTGCGCGCCGCGACCGGCGGCCCCATCTCGCGCGACAATGCCGCGCGCGCAACGGGTTCGAGTATCGCGACGGTCAACCGGCAGGTGTCGGCGCTGCTGAACGCCGGACTGCTGCGTGAGCGCCCGGACCTGACCACGTCGGGTGCGGTCGGCCGTCCCCGGGTGCCGTTCGAGGTCGACCACGACACCTATCTCACCCTCGGCATCCATATCGGCGCCGCCGTGACCAAGATCGTCGCCGCCGACCTGCGCGGCCGGATCCTCGGCGGTCTCGCGATCGCCACCCCGCAGACCGGCCAGGAATTCGCGACCACGACCGTCGCGCGCAGCGCGAAAGCCTTTCTGCAGCGCTGGCATCGGCGAAAACCGCTGTGGGCGGGCGTCGCCATCGGTGGCCGCGTCGACCCGCTGACCGGCGTGGTCGACCATCCCAAACTGGAATGGAAGGGCGCCCAGGTCGGCGCGGTGCTCGGCGACGTGCTCGAGCTGCCGGTCTCGGTGGCGCCGCACGTCGAGGCGATGGCGGGTTCGGAACTGCTGCTGCCGACCCCGGAACCGCGCGAGGGACAGCAGCGCGGCAGCAGCCTGTTCTTCTACGTGCGCGAAACCGCGGGTATCGCGGTCACTCTGGACGGCCGCGTGCACACACCGAGCAACGGCCCAGGTTCGATCGCGCACCTGCCCACCGGCTCGGACGTCGAATGCACCTGCGGAAGGCGCGGCTGCTTGGAGGTCACCGTCGGTGACCGCGCGCTGCACGCGCGGGCGGTCGGGCGCGGAATCATCCCGGCGTACAACGGAACCGCGGGCTCGACCATCGCGGATCTGTACCGCGCGGCCGCGGGCGGTTCCGTCCCGGCGCGCGAGCTGCTCGCGGAGCGGGCCGCCATGCTCGGCAGCACCGTCGCGCTCGTGCGGGACATGCTCAACCCGGATCGCGTCATCCTGGGCGGACAGGCGTTCACCGGCTACCGCCCCGGCATCGCGCACGTCGCCGAGTCGTTCCGGCGGAGTTCCACCCTGCCGCCCACCGACATCCGCATCAGCGGATTCGGCGGAAAGGTCCAGGAATTCGCCGCCGTGGTGACCTCGCTCAGCACGCTCTACGCCGATCCGCTCGCCGCCATGCGGCGGACCGCGTTCGCCGACTGA